From the Kribbella sp. CA-293567 genome, the window CCGGTACCGAGAGGTCGACGCCGCGCAGGACCTTGTTGTTGCCGAAGGCAAGCTCGATCCCGGTCAGCTCCAGGCTGGCGGCGGTCTCAACGATGGTCGGCATGGGCGAGCTCCTCGACCTCGGGTTCGGTGGGACGGCCTTCGCGCAGCCGCTGGTCGAAGTGGTTGACCAGATGGGTCAGCGGCACCGTGATGATCAGGTAGAAGATGCCCGCCAGCAGCAGCGGGGACAGATTGCCGTTGGTCGCCGCCGCGTCCTGACCGATCCGGAACAGCTCTCGCTGGCTGGCGAGCAGGCCCAGGAAGTAGACCAGGCTCGACTCCTTGATCAGGGCGATGAACTGGTTCACCAGCGCCGGCAGCACCCGGCGTACGCCCTGCGGGATGACGACCAGCCACATGCCTGAGGTGTAGCTGAAACCGAGCGCCCGCGAGGCCTCGAGCTGGCCCTTCTCGACACTCTGGATGCCGGAGCGGAAGATCTCGCCGATGTAGGCGGCCGCGATCAGGGAGAGCGCGAGGATGCCCAGCGGGTACGGATTCGGTCCCCACCACTGCCGGGTGATCGGCGACAGCCCCTGGCCGATCAGCAGGATCGTCAGGATCGCGGGCAGGCCGCGGAAGATGTCGGTGTAGATCTTCGCGGGCCACCGCAGCCACCACCTGCGGGACAACCCCATCACCGCCACGATCATGCCGAGCACAGTGCCCAGCACGACCGAGGCGGCGGCGAAGACCAGGGTGTTGACCAGTCCCACCCTCAGCATCTCGGGCAGTACCGCCTTCATCGACTCCCAGTCGAGGAAGGTGTCGTTCAGGGTCGACCAGATGTCCATCAGCCGGCCGGGTTGGCCGCGGCCTTGGGGGCGGTGAACTTGACGTTGCCGCTACCGGGCTTGAACGTCTCCGGCACCGGGCGACCCGGGTAGTACTGCTCGATCAGCTTCGTCCAGGTGCCGTCGGCAATGACCTCGTCGAGTGCCTTGTCGACCGCCGCCCGCAGCTTGTCGTTGCTCTTGGCCACGGCGTACGCCGTCGGCGCGGAGCTGAGCTCCTTGGCGGCCAGCACGATCACGCCACCGCCCTGCTCCTTGGCCATCTTCTCGCCGATCTCGGCCGGGGAGATCCACGCGTCCGCCGTACCGGCCTTGAGCTGGCCGACGGCGGCGTTGT encodes:
- a CDS encoding amino acid ABC transporter permease, giving the protein MDIWSTLNDTFLDWESMKAVLPEMLRVGLVNTLVFAAASVVLGTVLGMIVAVMGLSRRWWLRWPAKIYTDIFRGLPAILTILLIGQGLSPITRQWWGPNPYPLGILALSLIAAAYIGEIFRSGIQSVEKGQLEASRALGFSYTSGMWLVVIPQGVRRVLPALVNQFIALIKESSLVYFLGLLASQRELFRIGQDAAATNGNLSPLLLAGIFYLIITVPLTHLVNHFDQRLREGRPTEPEVEELAHADHR